One window of Fimbriimonadia bacterium genomic DNA carries:
- a CDS encoding F0F1 ATP synthase subunit epsilon, with amino-acid sequence MATTFRLSIVTPERTVADEPCVSLIAPGRDGYLGVMAGHIPLMTELKIGRLTYTRADGVAVRMAVGGGFMQVDGTRTIVLADTAEIASEIDPDRARVALTEARERLAQLPAGDPKAREYRAALERAENRLRISEEL; translated from the coding sequence ATGGCAACCACCTTTCGTCTCTCGATAGTAACTCCGGAACGCACGGTGGCAGATGAGCCGTGTGTGTCGCTGATTGCACCAGGCCGGGACGGCTACCTCGGCGTAATGGCTGGGCACATCCCACTGATGACGGAACTCAAGATCGGTCGCTTGACGTACACACGGGCAGATGGCGTGGCGGTCCGGATGGCCGTTGGCGGAGGGTTTATGCAGGTGGACGGCACTCGCACCATCGTTCTGGCCGACACCGCAGAGATTGCCTCGGAGATTGACCCCGATCGGGCACGCGTGGCCCTAACCGAGGCTCGCGAACGACTGGCACAGCTTCCCGCTGGGGATCCGAAGGCGAGGGAGTATCGCGCTGCACTGGAGCGCGCCGAGAATCGACTCAGGATATCTGAGGAGCTGTGA
- the atpD gene encoding F0F1 ATP synthase subunit beta, with protein MASVGQVVQVMGPVVDCRFPADQLPEILSAVEIGDADNPLICEVAQHLGDDIVRTVAMSSTDGLVRGMDARDTGGPIKVPVGPQTLGRVFNLVGKPVDDGGAVQAVDYYPIHRPAPKFEDQNVKTEILETGLKVVDLLTPFNKGGKIGLFGGAGLGKTVLIQELIRNIATEHSGVSVFAGVGERTREGNDLWLEMKHATFKDVEGKEARVIDKTAMVFGQMNEPPGARLRVGLTAITMAEYFRDVEGQDVLVFIDNIFRFVQAGSEVSALLGRMPSAVGYQPTLATEMGALQERITSTLKGSITSVQAIYVPADDPTDPAPATTFAHLDAYVYLERKISEKGIYPAIDPLASTSKNLDPRIVGEEHYQVARAVQQVLQRYRDLQDIIAILGIDELSDEDKMLVARARKIERFMSQPFFVAEQFTGNTGRYVNVGDTVRAFKEIVEGHHDDVPEQAFYMCGGIEDVHEKAEKLRAAK; from the coding sequence ATGGCGAGTGTCGGGCAGGTGGTCCAAGTGATGGGCCCCGTCGTAGACTGCCGGTTTCCTGCTGATCAGCTTCCCGAGATTCTGAGCGCCGTCGAGATTGGCGATGCCGACAATCCCCTCATCTGCGAAGTTGCGCAGCACTTAGGAGACGACATCGTCCGTACCGTCGCGATGTCCAGCACGGACGGGCTAGTGCGAGGGATGGACGCTCGCGATACGGGCGGGCCTATCAAGGTGCCCGTCGGCCCGCAGACTCTCGGACGCGTCTTCAATCTCGTGGGGAAGCCTGTGGACGACGGTGGGGCTGTCCAGGCAGTGGACTACTACCCTATCCACCGGCCCGCCCCCAAGTTCGAAGACCAGAACGTCAAGACTGAGATCCTGGAGACGGGGCTGAAGGTTGTTGACCTGCTCACCCCGTTCAACAAAGGAGGCAAGATCGGCCTGTTCGGCGGCGCGGGTCTGGGGAAGACGGTTCTAATCCAGGAGTTAATTCGCAATATCGCCACGGAACACAGCGGCGTCTCGGTGTTCGCGGGTGTCGGAGAGCGTACGCGCGAGGGCAACGACCTGTGGTTGGAAATGAAGCACGCGACCTTCAAGGATGTCGAGGGCAAGGAAGCGCGTGTCATCGACAAGACAGCCATGGTGTTCGGCCAGATGAATGAGCCGCCGGGTGCTCGCCTCCGCGTCGGCCTCACTGCCATCACAATGGCCGAGTACTTCCGAGACGTCGAAGGTCAGGACGTGCTGGTGTTCATAGACAACATCTTCCGCTTCGTGCAGGCGGGCTCCGAGGTTTCCGCGTTGCTCGGGCGAATGCCCAGCGCCGTCGGCTATCAGCCTACGCTGGCGACCGAGATGGGTGCCCTGCAAGAGCGCATCACGTCCACGCTGAAGGGCTCGATCACCTCCGTTCAGGCCATCTATGTTCCGGCGGACGACCCCACGGACCCGGCACCCGCAACGACCTTTGCTCACCTGGACGCATACGTGTATCTGGAGCGAAAGATATCGGAGAAGGGCATCTACCCGGCGATCGATCCTTTGGCATCTACCTCGAAGAACCTGGACCCACGCATCGTGGGTGAGGAGCACTATCAGGTCGCGCGCGCCGTTCAGCAAGTGCTGCAGCGGTATCGCGACCTGCAGGACATCATCGCCATCCTCGGCATTGACGAGCTTTCGGACGAGGACAAGATGCTCGTGGCTCGTGCCCGCAAGATCGAGCGTTTCATGTCGCAGCCGTTCTTCGTTGCCGAGCAGTTCACGGGCAACACGGGGCGTTACGTGAACGTCGGTGATACCGTGCGAGCCTTCAAGGAGATCGTCGAAGGACATCACGACGATGTTCCCGAGCAGGCGTTCTACATGTGCGGCGGCATTGAGGACGTGCACGAGAAAGCGGAGAAGCTCCGGGCGGCGAAGTAA
- a CDS encoding prepilin-type N-terminal cleavage/methylation domain-containing protein: MKVPRGFTLIELLVVIAIIAVLAAILFPVFAKAREQAKTTACLSQMKQLALSVDMYADSQNAALPPSSNYGAPTTDPKRVWPPLVQPYVKDKSVFLCPAAERAAYAADWDSRSWQPIGYNSATAYDPTGCDPAEQGHRGCEGFISIVRLPVLKEPARIPLFADTPHGPRQQKYRAYVFDPYNGNDHPTEWGLGLPLVSDRDLVIELNDRLPSELKPVYCRHGRTGKDEGKTTIIFADGHAKQYSAASILAMDKGANLIWRFR; the protein is encoded by the coding sequence ATGAAGGTTCCGCGGGGATTCACGCTGATCGAGTTACTGGTCGTGATTGCGATAATTGCCGTTCTGGCGGCGATCCTGTTCCCTGTGTTCGCCAAAGCCAGAGAGCAGGCCAAGACGACTGCCTGTCTGTCGCAGATGAAACAGCTCGCGCTTTCGGTGGACATGTACGCCGACTCACAAAACGCTGCCCTACCACCATCTTCCAACTATGGAGCCCCGACCACCGATCCTAAGAGAGTCTGGCCTCCTTTGGTGCAGCCGTACGTGAAGGACAAGTCGGTGTTCCTCTGCCCCGCGGCCGAGCGCGCTGCGTATGCCGCCGATTGGGACTCGCGCTCTTGGCAGCCGATTGGCTACAACTCCGCAACCGCCTACGATCCGACGGGTTGCGATCCGGCCGAGCAAGGCCATCGTGGCTGCGAGGGCTTCATCAGCATCGTCCGACTGCCAGTCTTGAAGGAGCCGGCCAGGATTCCGCTCTTCGCCGACACTCCGCACGGCCCACGTCAGCAAAAGTATCGCGCCTATGTCTTCGACCCGTATAACGGCAACGACCATCCGACGGAATGGGGGCTGGGACTGCCGCTGGTATCCGACCGCGACCTCGTCATCGAGTTGAACGACCGACTGCCGAGCGAGTTGAAACCGGTCTACTGCCGCCACGGTCGTACTGGCAAGGACGAGGGCAAGACGACTATCATCTTTGCCGACGGGCATGCGAAGCAGTACAGCGCAGCTTCGATCCTCGCGATGGATAAAGGAGCGAACCTGATCTGGCGGTTCCGCTAG